From Aedes albopictus strain Foshan chromosome 1, AalbF5, whole genome shotgun sequence, one genomic window encodes:
- the LOC109422768 gene encoding prolyl 4-hydroxylase subunit alpha-1 encodes MYWKIISWGLLIAVSNVVKSEFYSSVSDLDKLLQTEGIILKQLDSYIQAQEERLGELRRRTFSWKTAHSKATRNAKDYLLNPVNAFLLIKRLTLEWNDIEVIANDMAKQDLMNTDDAGKKTLALPERVDLLGAMDALLRLQDVYNLDASVIANGIDTGSKMLADDCFELGQKLQETGDTHHAADWFREAYNRFELGKIDLNKKVKILEYLASYSYTTGNVEDALDYTDHLLDLQPDNKKALGQKTFYEDAIWDQQDKLFKSDKISSSKASNNILAVYKKLCQGEILRNASETSYLRCRYTPTLSAFSKIAPFKIEEINLNPRIVVFHDVLSYTEIDLLKNWSKPLLSRAGIANQETGKGEVSNYRVSKSTWFTDDYHAAIRTITQRVEDMTGLSMDTAEELQVVNYGLGGQYGPHFDFFHWGELTKSNRIATVLFYMSDVKIGGATVFPKLNFALEARKGSAAFWYNLHSSGNLDYSTLHGACPVLMGEKWVANKWIRERGQEFRRKCDPDDME; translated from the exons ATGTATTGGAAAATTATTTCTTGGGGATTATTAATTGCTGTATCGAATGTGGTTAAATCAGAGTTTTATTCGTCTGTCTCAGATTTGGATAAACTTTTACAAACCGAGGGTATCATTTTGAAGCAACTTGATTCATACATTCAAGCTCAAGAGGAACGATTAGGCGAATTAAGACG GAGAACATTTAGTTGGAAAACAGCGCATAGTAAGGCCACCCGAAATGCGAAAGATTATTTGCTCAATCCAGTGAATGCTTTCTTGTTGATCAAACGCCTAACACTAGAGTGGAATGACATTGAGGTAATTGCAAACGATATGGCGAAGCAGGACTTGATGAATACAGATGACGCTGGCAAAAAGACATTGGCATTACCCGAACGGGTCGATTTGTTAGGAGCTATGGATGCCTTGTTACGACTTCAAGATGTGTACAATCTAGATGCGTCAGTGATTGCTAATGGGATTGATACGGGTTCAAAAATGTTGGCTGACGATTGTTTCGAACTAGGTCAGAAGTTGCAGGAAACTGGTGACACGCATCATGCTGCTGATTGGTTCCGGGAAGCCTACAATCGTTTTGAGCTGGGTAAAATCGACCTGAACAAAAAGGTCAAGATTTTGGAGTATTTGGCATCCTATTCCTATACGACAG GAAATGTGGAAGACGCCCTTGATTATACCGATCATCTCCTTGATTTGCAGCCGGATAACAAGAAAGCCCTTGGACAAAAAACGTTTTATGAAGATGCTATTTGGGATCAACAAGATAAG CTTTTCAAATCCGATAAAATTTCCAGCAGTAAGGCAAGCAATAACATACTCGCAGTATATAAAAAGCTATGCCAAGGTGAAATTCTACGAAATGCCTCAGAAACATCGTATCTCAGATGTCGATATACACCAACCTTATCAGCATTCTCCAAAATAGCTCCGTTCAAAATAGAGGAAATAAACCTGAATCCACGGATCGTCGTATTTCATGACGTTCTTTCCTATACAGAAATCGATTTGCTGAAGAACTGGTCAAAACCGCTTCTATCGCGAGCTGGAATAGCAAATCAGGAAACCGGAAAAGGTGAAGTGTCCAACTATCGGGTGAGCAAATCAACGTGGTTCACGGATGATTATCATGCAGCTATCAGAACCATCACCCAGCGTGTTGAAGACATGACAGGTCTGTCCATGGACACGGCGGAAGAACTTCAAGTTGTAAATTACGGTCTTGGCGGCCAGTATGGACCACACTTCGACTTCTTCCATTGGGGGGAGCTTACCAAATCGAATCGCATCGCAACTGTGCTGTTCTAT ATGAGTGACGTCAAGATAGGAGGAGCTACTGTGTTTCCAAAACTGAATTTTGCTCTGGAAGCAAGGAAAGGATCCGCTGCCTTTTGGTACAATTTGCATTCATCAGGAAACTTGGATTACTCTACGCTGCATGgtgcatgtcccgttttgatggGAGAGAAGTGGG TTGCCAACAAATGGATTCGGGAACGTGGACAAGAATTTCGAAGGAAATGTGATCCGGATGATATGGAGTGA